Proteins from a genomic interval of Rhipicephalus microplus isolate Deutch F79 chromosome 6, USDA_Rmic, whole genome shotgun sequence:
- the ProRS-m gene encoding prolyl-tRNA synthetase 2-like protein, mitochondrial, giving the protein MLPRRSLRCLRAFHAGKSVPETFVRASRLLQPSASTKSDSKQALCKSQKLMLDHGLISSTGPGTFALLPLATKALERLVHLIDSELQRVGGQKTYFPCLVPSALFKKTGRLDKLGQELLMLKDRKDHDYCLGPTHEESVTQLVASLKTLPHASLPLLLYQITPKFRDEARPKFGLLRGREFIMKDMYSFDKTVEEAANTYNMVCDAYGRILQQLEVPFVKVKASTGAMGGSYSHEFHFLNDIGEDRLHVCTQCQTGLSVDEAGSDCQEETCENCGGRLQEARGIEVAHAFCLGTTYSELLGATTHHADGKNRPFEMNCFGIGITRLLAACLEMLASDDRMRWPLSLAPFRVAIVTPKRGSHEVGSLPLAEHLAGQLGLLDQLRGAIIMDDRDDWTIGKRLKDLDTLGIPYIIVAGKKTNEPVPLFELYDSLEGSTAELTHSELLHFFQFGPLAVKRIY; this is encoded by the exons ATGTTGCCAAGGCGATCGCTTCGATGCTTGCGCGCGTTCCACGCCGGAAAGTCGGTTCCGGAGACGTTCGTCCGTGCCTCCCGATTGCTGCAGCCCAGTGCGTCCACGAAGTCTGACTCAAAGCAGGCCCTTTGTAAAAGCCAGAAG CTCATGCTGGATCATGGACTGATAAGCTCGACAGGTCCCGGAACGTTTGCCCTGCTCCCTCTGGCCACGAAGGCGCTGGAGCGCCTCGTCCATCTAATCGACTCCGAGCTCCAGCGAGTCGGTGGCCAGAAGACGTACTTTCCGTGCCTTGTGCCGAGTGCTCTCTTCAAGAAGACAG GTCGCTTGGACAAATTGGGCCAAGAACTGTTAATGCTGAAGGACAGGAAGGACCATGACTACTGCCTTGGACCT ACTCATGAAGAATCCGTAACACAACTCGTCGCATCTTTGAAGACTTTGCCTCATGCGTCTCTGCCACTTTTGCTGTATCAG ATAACTCCGAAATTTCGGGACGAAGCACGACCAAAGTTTGGACTACTTAGGGGTAGAGAATTCATCATGAAAG ATATGTACTCATTCGACAAAACTGTTGAAGAGGCTGCTAATACTTACAACATGGTGTGTGATGCATACGGGAGGATTCTGCAGCAACTCGAAGTGCCTTTTGTCAAAG TGAAGGCATCCACAGGTGCCATGGGGGGCAGTTACTCCCACGAGTTCCACTTTCTCAATGACATTGGCGAGGATCGCCTTCATGTATGCACACA atgtcaGACAGGCCTTAGTGTTGACGAAGCCGGCTCAG ACTGCCAGGAAGAGACATGTGAGAATTGTGGAGGGCGCCTGCAAGAAGCGAGAGGCATTGAG GTGGCTCACGCTTTCTGCTTGGGAACCACGTATTCCGAGCTGCTCGGTGCGACCACTCATCACGCCGATGGAAAGAACAG ACCGTTTGAAATGAACTGCTTTGGGATCGGCATCACGCGGCTTCTGGCAGCGTGCCTCGAAATGCTTGCATCGGACGACCGGATGCGGTGGCCCCTTTCCTTAGCGCCTTTCAGGGTTGCCATTGTCACGCCCAAG CGAGGTAGCCATGAAGTGGGAAGCTTGCCCTTGGCAGAACACCTAGCAGGGCAGCTGGGTTTGCTCGACCAGCTGCGAGGTGCGATAATTATGGATGACAGGGATGACTGGACCATTGGGAAAAGGCTAAAGGACCTTGACACCCTGGGAATACCTTACATCATCGTTGCTGGCAAGAAG ACCAACGAACCGGTGCCCCTGTTTGAGCTTTACGACTCACTAGAAGGCTCAACAGCTGAACTGACGCATTCAGAACTCCTGCACTTCTTTCAATTTGGACCATTAGCTGTAAAGAGAATATACTAA